One part of the Hydra vulgaris chromosome 01, alternate assembly HydraT2T_AEP genome encodes these proteins:
- the LOC100197595 gene encoding dol-P-Glc:Glc(2)Man(9)GlcNAc(2)-PP-Dol alpha-1,2-glucosyltransferase has translation MEELLFKRGVISLIFSVPTALIFIAVNKNEPNPYMDEIFHIPQAGNFCHGNFTHWDNKITTLPGLYITSQTILSIIAFLSNNSLVELCNVQWLRFTNIIFALCCFFVLKEIILVLNVSNMSAPPRTDKNKMASDDKKSSSNNAMEKSLSKEFNIKADAMALTLLNFPLLYFFSFFYYTDVGSTCFVLLSYLLSLKKYHFFSAVSGTVAIFFRQTNVVWIFFVFANSCLEFLSAQNLTESNDRGLLQALFDVILGGLNNFWKLLLTFYPYLSVFVGFVVFVYKNNGLVVGDRTNHEVSLNFPQILYFSIFVMFFSCHLLTRYKQFVVSIKKRNIWFCILTFVAMFLMVHHFTMAHRYLLADNRHYTFYVWRKIINRSWYSRYMLIPAYFLSWMIMYNEMSKSNKKIWIFLFILCASVVLIPQKLLEFRYYIVPYILFKLHLPVSSFKELALEYFMYLLVNGFTFYMFLFKPFSWVDHSLQRFMW, from the exons ATGGAAGAATTGTTATTCAAGCGTGGCGTTATTTCATTGATATTTTCTGTGCCTACAGCTTTAATTTTTATCGCAGTAAACAAAAATGAACCGAATCCCTACATGGACGAAATTTTTCACATACCTCAAGCTGGTAATTTTTGTCATGGTAATTTTACACACTGGGACAATAAAATTACAACCTTACCTGGATTATACATAACAAGCCAAACAATTTTGTcgataattgcttttttatctaataattctCTGGTAGAACTTTGCAATGTTCAATGGTTAAGATTCACCAACATTATATTTGCATTgtgttgcttttttgttttaaaagaaataattttagtaCTAAATGTATCAAATATGAGTGCTCCACCTAGAacagacaaaaataaaatggctTCTGATGATAAGAAATCTAGTTCTAATAATGCTATGGAG aaaagtttatcaaaagaaTTCAACATTAAAGCAGATGCAATGGCGTTAACCCTTTTAAATTTTCctttgttgtattttttctcatttttttactatacaGATGTAGGTTcgacttgttttgttttgttaagttatttattatcaCTTAAAAAGTACCACTTTTTTTCTGCAGTAAGTGGAACTGTGGCTATTTTTTTCCGTCAAACAAATGTTGtttggattttttttgttttcgcaAATAGCTGTTTGGAATTTTTAAGCGCTcagaatttaactgaaagtaaTGATCGTGGTTTACTGCAAGCTCTATTTGATGTTATACTGGGTGGCCTGAACAACTTCTGGaaacttttattaacattttatccATATCTGTCGGTGTTTGTTGGGTTTGtagtatttgtttataaaaataatggacTGGTTGTTGGAGATCGAACAAATCATGAAGTTTCTTTGAATTTTCCACAAATTCTTTACTTTAgcatatttgttatgtttttttcttgtcATTTATTGACGAGATACAAACAATTTGTAGTTTCGATAAAGAAAAGAAACATATGGTTCTGCATTTTGACTTTtgttgcaatgtttttaatggTGCATCATTTCACTATGGCTCACAGATACCTCTTAGCCGATAATAGACATTACACATTCTATGTTTGGAGAAAGATCATAAACAGATCTTGGTACTCCCGTTACATGCTAATACCTGCGTATTTTCTTAGTTGGATGATTATGTACAATGAGATGAGTAAatcaaataagaaaatatggattttcctttttattttgtgCGCTTCTGTTGTGTTGATTCCTCAAAAGTTGCTTGAATTTCGATATTATATTGTgccatatattttgtttaaacttcaTCTTCCTGTTTCAAGTTTCAAAGAATTAGctcttgaatattttatgtatttacttGTAAAcggttttacattttatatgtttttgtttaaacctTTCAGTTGGGTTGATCATTCTTTACAACGTTTTATGTggtaa